Proteins encoded within one genomic window of Patescibacteria group bacterium:
- a CDS encoding cupin domain-containing protein, whose translation MKKETKEQRSKRILNQLRTKYPGKKAFDLDGRGKHFACEIEPTEKHPEYDRAIEVIISSKPHKHLKTTNYYTVISGTLELYVEDETIILEPGDKYMVEPGKVHWAKSRDGEECWAEIYSEPGWTKEDHIPVEISN comes from the coding sequence ATGAAAAAAGAAACAAAAGAACAGAGGTCCAAACGAATATTAAACCAACTGAGAACCAAATATCCAGGGAAGAAGGCTTTTGACCTTGACGGTCGCGGCAAGCATTTTGCCTGCGAAATTGAGCCAACGGAAAAACATCCAGAATACGACAGGGCAATTGAAGTAATTATCTCCAGCAAACCACACAAACACCTAAAAACAACTAACTACTACACTGTCATTTCCGGTACTCTTGAATTATATGTGGAAGACGAAACTATAATTTTAGAACCAGGGGATAAATACATGGTAGAGCCGGGTAAAGTTCATTGGGCAAAAAGCCGTGATGGCGAAGAGTGTTGGGCCGAAATATATTCAGAACCCGGCTGGACAAAAGAGGACCATATTCCCGTTGAAATTTCTAATTAG